The following DNA comes from Miscanthus floridulus cultivar M001 chromosome 5, ASM1932011v1, whole genome shotgun sequence.
AAAGATATGGGAtatgaaaaataatttttactcaaatgattctctaaataatgatttagagaaTAGATTTTGAGTTTTACTCAAATGCAGTTGCCTGGTATTTTGTTTTCTTGTCAGTGAAATTtcacagaacatcacatgtatactgccAGAACATCACAAAATTCATCACAGAACATTTTAAAATATAtcacagaacatcacatgtattttAGCAGCTGCCTGAGAACATCACAAAACATTAAAATACATCACCTAACACAATGGAACATCATATGTGTATCACTTGAACATCGACATATATATAATACACACGACATTATAGAACAACATGTACTACGtgaacattatatatatatatatatatatatatatatatatatatatatatatatatatatatatatattacataaacatcacaaaatatatcacAGAACATGACTGATGGTTAAGCAACATCAAGCCACAGAGACACACCCATAGATTTTTGGAAGACTACGGAGATGCTGTTACAGTATATTCTTTTCATCTAAAATATCTGTTCTGTATAGTGATTTAAGCATCTTCGTCGCCTCCAGCTTTGTTCCCGGTTTGCCGCCGGCCAGAGCACCAACGGCCGACTAGTGCTCGGTAGTCCACGTCCCTGAGGCGCAGCAGCAGGTACAAAACAATCCCGGAGATGAACCCCAGCGCGGCGCTCGAGCCCGTGAGCGAGACGCCGGCGCAGATAAGCATGACGAAGGACTCCTCCTTGGTACCCATGTCGCGCGACGCCATGGCGAGCTCGATCCCGGAGAAGAGCAGCATGACGCCCAGTATCCCGATCGGGAACTGGCCGAGGATCGTCACGAACGAGTTCCCGAACACGAGCCCCAGCGCCAGCTTGCCGATGGCCAGGAACACCACGGACGCGCCGCTCCGGCCGCCGAACCGGTACTGCCCCGCCAGCCCGCCCGCGCCGTGGCAGCACGGCATGGCGCCGAACCAGCAGCCGACGAAGTTCATGAGGCCGACGCTCACCGACACCCGCGCCGGGGAGAGCTCGGCCCGTTCGGGGAACAAATCCGACGAGAGCTTGCACACCGCGATCACCGAGTTGAGCACGGACAGCGGGAGCTGCGGCACGGCACCTTCCCAGAACCCGACCTTGAAATCGTCCCAGGTGATCCTGACGACCCGCAGAGGCGCCGGCCCGAAGCGAAGGCCTTGCAGAATCGACGGGTCACGCACGAAGCAGAGCACGAGCCCGAGCGCGAACACGATGAGCGCCGCCGGGACGCGGCtgcaggagcggcggcggcgacggaccACCGTGCCGTCGCTGGCGACGGCGTCCTCCTCGTCGTCGCCGGAGCCGGTGGCGAGGATGATGAAGAGCAGCGCGGCGAGCGCGAGGACGAggccgtcgaggccgaggagcgggcgcgccgcggcggtggaggcggaggaggagcgcgAGAAGTCCTGGACGTAGCGGACGTACTTGACGGCGGTGAAGGCGAAGGAGAGCCCCTGCGAGAGCTGGACGCCGCGCACGACGGGGAGCGGGAGGAGGCGGTAGATGCACGTCATGAGCCCCGTGACGCCGAGGAACAGCAGGATGGCGGCGACCGCGAGCCCCGCGGCCATGATCTGCGGGACGGTGAGGTGCGCGGAGGAGAGCGCGACGGCGGCGATCGACTTCATGGGCTGCACCGGCATCGGGATGCCGAAGAGCAGGCCCGTGGCGAAGTTGTAGAGCGCCGTGAAGATGAGCGTCGTGCCGAGGTCCAGGTGGGACGCCAGCGACAGCGCCAGCACGATCGGGATGTAGGTGCCCAGGTCGCCCACCGCGCCGCCCAGCTCGGACCAGACGGAAGTCTTGAGGCGGATGCTTGAGGGCAGGAACCCGAGGAGGCGGCCGCTGCCCTCGCCGGGGAGGAGCGGGTCTGCGGCGGCGGACGCCATGGGTCGTTGCAACGACTTCCTTTCCTTGGGGATATTTCCCCTGCACGTCTCTGACCGGTGGTGGATGGTTGCGCTTTGCGCTACGGCTGAGCTCTACTCCTATAAAATACTGCGCGGCAGCTGTTTTCAAGAATTTAACACAAAGATGCGATCTTGATGCTCTTTCTTTAAAAAAATACGATGATGGTGATATAGTTGATCAGCACGTAGGAGTATGATGAAATTGGTGGACTTTTTGAGAGCTGAAATTGGTGATTTTAAATTGTAACAATGGCAAGTGAAGTGATACATATcagagcaggtggcggtgggctGGTGGCGGTGCAGCCGTGAACTTTGAAGCGTCGTTCACTCTCCATGGGACTCGGAAACAATTTAGGAGTTTTTTTTGCGATCGCGCCATGGCACGTTTTTATTAAACAGAAGTAGAATTTATTACAACATAAGCTAACCAGCGACCAAACACCCGTAGCTGTGATTTACATACTAGTATTTTGTGACACACCAGCTGAGCACAAGACCTAAATATCATCGGCGTCAAACCCGACCGGGTTCATGGCTACCGGATCGAATTTGCCCCCAAACAACAGCTGTAGGGCCTCTTGCTTGGTCGACAAAGGGGACGCAAAGGCCGCCCTAAACTTTTCAACGATCTCGGCGTCCGCAGCATTGGAGTCGACGGCGATACCAAGCTTCTGCTTCAGAACATTCTGCACCTGTAGCGTGGAGTTGGCCGCGCGGGGTTTCCTAGCGATGCGTTCGTTGCGCCTCAACGTGAAACCCGACCTCGACGTCTTGGACCTCCTGGCCTTGGGGCAAGCACGGATGATGGGGGTCTGTAGAGGGATGCATATCCGCGACTCGATCTCTTCTTGAATCGAACTCGACTACGCCGGTCTGGGAGGGGCGCAAAGCGCATTTCGCGTGCTGCCGTCCTCGTTGTCGGCTGGACGTCGCCAAGAGGGTTGTCGACCATGTCAGTCATCGTCACCGCAACATGGCCTGGTTCCGAAGCGGAGCAACGGTCGAGGGACGGACCTTGGATTGTCGCCTCAACCATCATTGGATCCATCGTCGTGTCTACTGCCGTTGTCAGCTGCCTCGGCCAACTCCACAGCATGAGGTCTGCCTTGCCCTCAAGTCCAACTCTATCGCACGACGAGCTAGAGTGACATCCTGCTGACACTCGCGTGCAAGGGGGGCCCCGAGCCAAGCACAAACCCTAGTCGCGCCCTCAGACACATGGAACTTCGAGGAAAGGTGTGCCTGAAACTCCGCCGGTGAGACGATAGGATGATTCCCACCAATGAGTGTGACTAGAACAAGGGAGAGGTCCGCTCCAGACGCGACGTCCACGTTCCTCTGGACGACGAAGACCTCGACCTTGGGACGGCTATCAACGTCACCTCGAGGTGGTGATAGCGACAGGCTGCTGCTGTGGTGCTGCTGTGGCGACGATGATGGTGTGATCGACTGCTGCACACGACGAGGCGAGGACGGTGTCGGCGTCTGGCGTGACATCCCGACGACGAGCTAGGTCACCTTGGACCAGCGAGGCAACTTACCTTAATGGCACCCCAGCCAGGGCGACGCGCTGCCGAGGACAAAGGCTTGCACGCAGGTGAAGGCCCTCGCTTGCACGCCCGCGAACGAGCACGCTTGCACGCTCTGGCCCGATGGCCGGTACACCGACAGCAGAGGCAGCGGAACGAGGAGCGACACTGAGCGGCGATGTGGTAGTGCACGAGGCAGTTGAAGCAGAGACCCACAAGCTCTGATGGGATGGGGCGGTGGCATTTGGGTGTCGTTCTCCCTGGACAGCGCCGGTGACGACAACTCTCGACAATCTGAAATCCATCGGCATCGACGTTTGGGCCTTGATGGGGCTgccgggtgaaagctctagtttggttttggttaattgatgaaaccctaagtgctaacctagtttatcaagatgattatgagataggtagcacttctccaagtgatgaagcaatggcgaagatcatgacaatggtgatggcatggtgatggtcaaatgcttaaacttggaaaagaagaaagagaaaaacaaaaggctcaaggcaaaggtataaaatgtaggagccattttgttttagtgatcaagacacttagtgagtgtgatcacatttaggatagatagccgtactattaagaggagtgaaactcgtatcggaatgcggttatcaaagtgccactagatgctctaactcattgcatatgcatttaggatctagtggagtgctaacacccttgaaaatatttgtgaaaatatactaacacatgtgcacaaggtgtttgtagggttgagatgggtttgggtccctctctccctcccgccgagcttgcgaggcgggattcggcgctttcgggaaaatgaaatgtctattttctattgcgctggatgcaaaattcttggtggttggcacatttgagcaagggtgaagaagttagagttgaaatggagttggtcgaaatgatgctggcgtcggtctactgaccggacgctgggtcactcagcgaccggacgctgaaaggctgcgtccggtcgagctgtcagacggcacagtcgctagggttgagcaccggacgctggtctgcgtccggtcaaggtggaccggacgcgtccggtcgaaaaaacatgcctcggggagcttactggaaacgaccggacgctggggcttcagcgtccggtcagttttgaccggagcgtccggtcagctttgtagccgttgaaatctgacgaacagcgtttgaagctggtgacacgtggcgtccatcgggcgaccggacgctgagggccagcgtccggtcagtatgaccggagcgtctggtcagagcgcgttttgcccagtgaaggggtacaacggctctatttgatgggggctctatttatagccccatggccggctcaagggacaactcttgcacattttcattgacatagcaaccttgtgagcttagccaaagtccccccactcatctccatcattgatccatcattattgtgagattgggagagaatccaagtgcattgcttgagtgattgcatctagaggcacttggtattcgtgttgcgctgcggatttcgcttgtttctcttggtggttgccaccacctagacggttggagcagcggtgaaggatcggcacgagttggtgattgttcgtggccgccttcggtgattgtgaggggagttgtaccttccccggcggagtgccgaaaggtaactctagtaaattgctcgtgtcattgagttacctcacttgtgggtcggttcttgcggtgtcctatcgtgtggacgaggtttgtgaaacacctcttagccgccgaaccaccaagtgttggtcgacacaacggggactagcgtgttggcaagcacgtgaacctcgggagaaaaatcggttgtctcttgtcatttgcattctcccggtgattggcttgatcttcatcttgtgattggttcatcccctacacggcggtataatcaccctacttacttgtttacattcttgcaaactagttgatacaagctctttagtgtaattagaattgagagcttgctttattatttacattcatctagttgagctctttggagtagcaagtttgtgtgcctaagtaatcattgcaattagaattattggataggtggcttgcaacccttgtagagctagagcaagtttgcattacgctatttgtcatactaatcaaattgctctagttaatttgtagatttttaaataggctattcaccccccctctagccatattaggacctttcaccggggcGTGTCAGGTACGGACGCCTTACGCCGTGGGCCGAGGCACTAGTGCACTAGGACTCTCGCCGCTGACTGCGAACTAAGGCGACGCTGCGCTGGCACTCGCGTGTCGTTCAACGGTTGAGTCCCTAGGCCATTGGGCGCACTGGTCCTGCGTCGATGACGCTGCTTCCCCCTTGTAGGCACCGGATGGGAACCCCCACGGCGGTTGCGCCCTGCGTCACGTCTGGAGCCCCTGCCCGGCGGTGGAGGTGTGGCCGGGAGAGCCCTGCGAGCGGCGTCCAAGTACGACGGATGCCTGGCGGAAGAAGCGAGTTCGTCGTTAGAGCTGCCCGCACGTGGGTCTTCCTCCCAACGCTGGAACTTACTCCTGCCAGCTGACTGACgggcggggaagaagggaggggcatACGTGGAGAGGGGGGACGGCGAGGAACTGCCCGAACGTGCGGCAtcctcctccttgtcctcatcttcCAGGACGTCCTCGACGATGACCGGCGTCTCGTCCACCATCCTTCCATCCGTGGAAGGCACCGGTAGGTCGGTGACGGATTTGGGCCCGGTAGGGGTGGcgcacggcggcggtggcgtcgcTGGCGTTGAGGGAGCCCACAGCGGCGCCCCAATGCCGGATCCCACACCAACAGAGGAGGCTCGGGGAGGCTGGGTGGCCACTGGTGCTGGGGTGGCGACCGGCGGGCTAAGAGGGGAGCGGGCGAGGTGGGGGGAGCGGAGACGTTCCGAGGTGGCGGCGCAACCCGAGGAGGCGAGGTCTACTGGGGTGGACGCAGAGGGAGTTGGAGGAGAGTCGGACTTCGTGGGGGAAGCCGGATCTGTGGACGCAGAGGTTGCCGGGGAGGAAAGAGAGGTGGAGGAAGGGGCCACAGGCGGCGAGCTGGCAGCTGCCGGCGGCGGTAGCGTGGGGTGGGGGAGCTGCCCGGGGCTGGCCACGGACGACCCTCGCGACCTGGGTTGCGGGAACCTAGAGCTCCGAGGTTTGGGCAGGAGTAGGGGTCTTGGACCCATCGGTGGAGAGCCTGGACGATGGGGTGCCGGATCTGGGCTCAAAAGTGGCGGGGCTAGGGTGGATGGAGCGGATCTAGGAGAAGGATTGGAGTTGGGAGGAGGAGGCTCAGGGGGGTGACGAAGGGGAGGAGCGGGTCTCCCATCGTACAGCTAAAAATATGAGCAAACTGTTCGGCTGATGTTTTTTTCAGCTGACAAGCAGGGTGCCTTCGGTTGATGTTTTTTTTCAGCTAATAAGTAGGATGAATAGGGCGGAGATCTTTATGAATGACTTTTTGGGATGGTGTAGGGTCGGGGCAAACTTTCTTCTGTTCCTTTCGGACCCATGCTGTACCTACGATTTGATGCTGTGCGCCCATTGTACCCTGTGGCATGGAGACAGCTTCATCATCGTTTCGTTTGGATCCGAGGACACCAATGGGCAATGGCTGAAACGTGGACGTGTCAAGCGGCTTTTCAAGCCGCCAGGGGCGCAAGTTAACGCTGCGTGGTCACTTAGGTGCTTATGTCACGTGTTGAGTGCGTGATAGCATGAGTTGCGTGGTCACCGCATATTGCATACACCATTTGGAATCGACTTATCGACGTCGACTTGGTGGCACTAAAACCTCCAGGAGCCGTAGCAGGTTGGTgtatccttcttctcttggtcTTGGTCTCTTCTCCGCGGTACCTTTCTATCGTGTCGATATCATTGTCGCATATGCAGTGATCGTGATGGAATTTACTCGCCGGCTTTACCATTTGGATTGGTCCGCCCCCACTGGATGTTCATACTTGTGGCAGTGTTTCCTCCGTTCATAAACACTTTATAAGTGTCTATAGGACATCAAGACAGATTAAGGAGAGGATAAATATACAATCGTCTCTTAACTAGTACTTTTTCCATCCCAAAATAAATGGTGTTTTAGGTTTATCTTAAATTAAATCTTttgaagtttgaccaaaattatacaaAAAAAAAGCTACTATATTTATTACTTAGCTATTACTTAGACGAAATAGATGTTTAGAACAGATAAAGACCAATTAAACGGAAGCAACCGTTTAGGTGAATAGGGTTCTTAACCAAGCATCAAGATTACATTACATAAACACAATAATGCTTGCCTATTTAGGTCAATTCCAATAGATAGCTTTTATAGCATTAATTAGGATGCTAAGTAGATAAAATGTTGATGTGACATTagaatctatatctcttataaagctaaacccaCTATAATTTTTATCTCAACATGCGAGACATCTACATCATTTTCCACTATCTATCCATATCACCTCCCACTAATAGCCATGTCATCCCACTACTTTTCAATCTCTTAATGCAAGCTGTTCACACCATCTCCACTAAGCGCAATTTATTTTCAATATATAATAAATATAGAGGGCATTCATATATTGCCATTTGTTTTGCCATTCCATCGTCTTATAATTCGATCTAATTCTGTTAGTTTTTTTATTGGATTCTTTCATTGCCTTGTCTAATTTTAGTAAGAATAGATGTAAGAACATATAGGTTTAATTCATATATACAATAATTTTATTTCTAAGAAAGTTTCGCAGCAACGTGCGGGGAATCCTTCTAGTTAAGGAGAAGAGAGAAGGAAATAATTTCTTATATAAAAAACTATGACTTAATTTGGGTTTGGATAAATTGAGAGTGGGTAACTTGCGGTCAATGGTATGGTGACCCGCCCTCCCTCTAGTCTCTAGTATCATCTTATCATTTGATTAACGTCTTTCATTTGCGGCATCAATGATCTAAGGGTGGTTTTGATCATAAACTATAAGACAATTTTCATACTTGTCATACAATACATGGAAACTATATTAAATggatattttttttcaaattattatttgtttttataaaatcatctatcttctctcctATCACAACGTATGACAACTATTTCTATCTTTGTCAATGTGTAGACCAGATCTTCTTGCTAGAATATTTTGTTTGAGTGCTGCGTGAAAGTAAGAAGCCTGCTGCTGCCACGCTGTTATCCATTCGGCAATACGGTAAATGCTAAGAATTAAGAGAACAAATTATCTATGCATAATATTATTTCTCTAAAATTCAGTAAAGAGTTATATTTACTTATTTGTATCCTGAAGGATAAAGACTAGTATTCTCTAAAATTCAGTAAAGAGTTTTATTTACTTATTATAGTATCCTGAAGGATAAAGACTAGTACCCAGATATCGTTAGCGTGTCCCGTCACTTCTGTAAAGTTCAGCAAGGTGTTATATTTGCTGATTAGTATCGTGATTCGTGAAGGACCAGAACAAATATTCAAACATTGTTAGTAGTATCTCAGGCTTCTTTGTAGTTActctctttttgttttttgtttttttgcgaCAGCCTCTTTATAGTTACTCGTATCACATAATTTGTCTCGCATGAGCTCAAGTTGGATTAGACTCATTTTGTTTGGTTTCTTGTATTTGAACATCCTGACCGAGTAGATACATTGTTTGGTTATTCGAATAAGAATATGTTGTACTCCTATATGAGATATAATACAAAAGTagttattatatttattatatataaGTATGGTTTAGTAgtcttattttttttttcaagccTTACTTAGCTCTTAAATGCACTAACATCTCTTAATATATACTAATGTATCGTTAGCTAGGAGCGATCTCACATCCAGCGAGCTAGGCTCACACAAGACGGAATGGAGCTCGTTTCTGGGGAGTTGGCTGAGGGAGCTCTTTTGCATCTCCCTGTGACACAGGTTCATGCCTTTGTACAGGACTAAGGATGTCTTGTACCGTGCCTGTTGAACGACACAACATATAGTTAGGCCTCTCTTTGGCAGGATTTCAACTTCAAAAGTGATGAAATGGCTCCGACTTCTTTGTTGTTTATTTGGCTCTAGCTTGACGAGCTGTTTTTCGGTGTGCACGTTCAACGTATGGCGATATGGTGTGCCGTCTATACAGGCAAACTTAGTATATGTTTGAATGCCATAGGCTAATTGCTAGTTAGTTATTTTTAGTTTAAATTAACTCTAGTGCATCTAAAGGCTAATAGGTAGAGCTAATTTTTTAGCTTAATCTTCTAACTTATTGTTATCCAACAAGCTAGCTAATCATACCTAATTTAATCTAACTTTTAGCATCGACTAGTAACTGACTACATGTATTAAGGGTCTGTTTGATCCTTCTAAACTTTATAGCTCTAAAAACTTTAGAGCACTTTAGTTGAGTTTTAAGATCTAATGCTCTAATATGAggtgggctaaagtttagagctaactttAGACCATCTGTTTGGAACTTTAGCTCTAACGGTAATGCTATGAATCAGACGTCCATTCGTGGCTCCGCACCGGACGCCCCTGTTGGTGGATCCGATGTCCAGAAGGCTATTTATCCTATCCATTCCTATCCGCTCCCACTGCTCCCCTTCAGTCACCGTAGATTAAAAAAAACTCACGTATAACCGTGATTGTGCTCCGCCGCGCCTCCCACACGCCTTCCTCTCCACTGTGCCTCCCTTTGGCCTTCCTTTCCACCGCTACCGCCCCCACTTTGTCGGTGCAGCTTTGACGCGAGAAGTCACACCCACCTAACTGTTGTTGTTGGCTCCACCGTGGGCACCGCTCGTCGGGCCACCGCGTGTGCCCCTATCACCAGGGGCAACGCCGCTGCTCACCAGGGGTCATGCAGCCGCCCATCCGTTGTCATCCTCCTTCTACACGGCGACCGCACAGCCGAATCCTGCTGTGCAGTGCTCCGCCTGCCTGACTGTCAGGTTTTgctaaaagcgcatgttgcaattgtatgtttCGTATTTTAGATGTTTTTGGaggtatgctgcaagtgtttcagatggatgttgcaaaagtagatcgggatgttgcatatgttgaatggttatacatgtatgttgcaacggtctgttaccaatgtttcatctgtgtattcggacgtatgttgctagtgtgtatctggatgttgtatatgtttcatacatatgttgtatgtgtgtttatctagatgttgcgtatgtttgcaaagattttcaagtgttttcaggtgtgtttttcaagtgttttagaagcATGTTGCAAAGTGTGTGTTTCGAATATTTCAGTTGTTTTTAGATATATGTTCCAAGTGTGTTATctgcatgttgcatatgttgttgtggctatacacatatgctGCAAGGATATGTTCACTACCGaaatcctcaaatttgccgagtgtttttatgtttgccgagtgtattctctcggACACTCGACGAATAagatctttgctgagtgctgcgctaaaaacactcaaaaaaaaaaacactcaacaaaaatatggtttgccgaatgtaaaaaaaaaacactcgacgaAGAGAAGGTTTACCgaatgtaaaaaaaacactcggcaaataaataaaatctttttctgaaaaagaagaagaaaaaaaataaaaaaaaaactttactaaGTGCTCAGATTAAAACACTCgataaagaaataaaatcttttttctaaaaaaaaaatttaCCAAGTGGCCGATCTggactcggcaaaaaaaaaaatatggTACAAAAGGTGCTGCGCTGTGGGCAAGGGATGGAACGGTGGGGCCCGGATGTCAGCCACAGTGAAGAAGCACAAAAGGTGCTGCGGTGATGCGTCCAGGTCAGCGATCCGCGTGATGGATTGTATCCAACGGTTGCTGGCAGTGAAGAAGCACAAAAGGTGCTGCGCTGATATTTTCCAAATCCCAACCGCTAAACG
Coding sequences within:
- the LOC136450209 gene encoding molybdate transporter 2-like, yielding MASAAADPLLPGEGSGRLLGFLPSSIRLKTSVWSELGGAVGDLGTYIPIVLALSLASHLDLGTTLIFTALYNFATGLLFGIPMPVQPMKSIAAVALSSAHLTVPQIMAAGLAVAAILLFLGVTGLMTCIYRLLPLPVVRGVQLSQGLSFAFTAVKYVRYVQDFSRSSSASTAAARPLLGLDGLVLALAALLFIILATGSGDDEEDAVASDGTVVRRRRRSCSRVPAALIVFALGLVLCFVRDPSILQGLRFGPAPLRVVRITWDDFKVGFWEGAVPQLPLSVLNSVIAVCKLSSDLFPERAELSPARVSVSVGLMNFVGCWFGAMPCCHGAGGLAGQYRFGGRSGASVVFLAIGKLALGLVFGNSFVTILGQFPIGILGVMLLFSGIELAMASRDMGTKEESFVMLICAGVSLTGSSAALGFISGIVLYLLLRLRDVDYRALVGRWCSGRRQTGNKAGGDEDA